One part of the Microthrixaceae bacterium genome encodes these proteins:
- a CDS encoding NADH:flavin oxidoreductase — MVDHTPTPDPFAPATLGNLTLRNRIIKAATFEGVMPRGKVSEELIEFHRNVAAGGVAMTTVAYCATSMSGRVHRDTMVMSDGIVPDLTRLTDAVHAEGAKAQAQIGHAGYVANQVSNGTKTLGPSTRFAAPAMGIVKAATVEQIRGIIADYVNAARVARDSGFDSVEVHMGHNYFVSSFFSPNLNKRTDAYGGSIENRARLAREILEAIRAEVGTEIALTGKLNMVDGVAKGLWINESLQIAELLQDDGHLDALQLTGGSSLLNGMYFFRGPVPMQEFVDAQPKMVGLGLKVYGPRIFPTYPFEEGFFLPEARQFRDRLTMPLILLGGINKVDTIHHAMDEGFEFVAMGRALLREPDLINKMQAGRDESLCIHCNKCMPTIYSGTRCVITDPDPIRVAR; from the coding sequence ATGGTCGATCACACCCCAACGCCGGACCCCTTCGCTCCCGCGACCCTCGGGAACCTGACACTTCGGAATCGCATCATCAAGGCGGCCACCTTTGAGGGGGTCATGCCGCGCGGCAAGGTGTCGGAGGAACTCATCGAGTTCCACCGCAACGTCGCTGCCGGTGGCGTCGCGATGACGACGGTCGCCTACTGCGCGACGTCGATGAGCGGCCGGGTGCACCGAGACACGATGGTGATGAGCGACGGGATCGTGCCCGACCTCACGCGTCTCACCGACGCGGTTCACGCCGAGGGGGCCAAGGCCCAGGCACAGATCGGCCACGCCGGCTACGTCGCGAACCAGGTGTCGAACGGTACGAAGACCCTGGGGCCGTCCACGCGATTTGCGGCGCCCGCCATGGGCATCGTGAAGGCGGCGACGGTCGAACAGATCCGCGGGATCATCGCCGACTACGTGAACGCCGCGAGGGTCGCCCGCGATTCGGGATTCGACTCGGTCGAGGTTCACATGGGCCACAACTACTTCGTGTCGAGCTTCTTCAGCCCCAACCTCAACAAACGCACCGACGCCTATGGGGGTTCGATCGAGAACCGGGCCCGGCTCGCCCGGGAGATCCTCGAAGCCATCCGCGCCGAGGTCGGCACCGAAATTGCACTCACCGGCAAACTCAACATGGTCGACGGCGTGGCCAAAGGCCTCTGGATCAACGAGTCGCTTCAGATCGCCGAGCTACTTCAGGACGACGGCCATCTCGATGCGCTTCAACTCACCGGCGGAAGCTCGCTGCTCAACGGCATGTATTTCTTCCGCGGCCCGGTTCCGATGCAGGAGTTCGTGGACGCGCAGCCGAAGATGGTCGGTCTGGGCCTCAAGGTCTACGGGCCGCGGATCTTTCCGACGTACCCGTTCGAGGAGGGGTTCTTCCTTCCCGAGGCCCGTCAGTTCCGCGACCGTTTGACGATGCCGTTGATCCTGCTCGGTGGCATCAACAAGGTCGACACGATCCACCATGCGATGGACGAGGGTTTCGAGTTCGTGGCGATGGGGCGGGCGCTGCTTCGCGAACCCGACCTGATCAACAAGATGCAGGCGGGGCGCGACGAATCGCTGTGCATCCACTGCAACAAGTGCATGCCGACCATCTACAGCGGCACGCGGTGCGTCATCACCGACCCCGACCCGATCAGGGTGGCTCGCTGA